Below is a window of Photobacterium atrarenae DNA.
GGCCCCGATAGACTGAGCGTGAGCTTATTGTTTGGATCTTCCTGATGACACACCCACAAGAGCGGCAGCATCAATTATCACAACGCCCCTTGTCAACGCGGCAGCGTCCGCGATCACCGAGTGAACAGCCACCGATGTCACAGCAGGTGAATGACCGGGCTCTGGTATTGCATGAGTTGGCTTCCGGCCAAGAAAGCATACGCCAGCCTTATTTGACCCGAACCCTGCTGCCGGGCCAGCACCTGGCCATTTGCGGTCCCTCCGGGTGCGGCAAGACCAGTTTATTGCTGGTGCTGGCCGGACTTCAACCCGCCGCCCATGGTCAGTTTGCCTGGCAGGGCCAGACGGTGGATGTGGCGGCCCTGCGCTGGTGGCGCCGGCAGTTTTGCTATTTGCCCCAATTGCCGGTGATGGGCGCGGCAGATATTGCCGGGGTGTTGCGCCTGCCGTGGCAGCTTCACGCGATGTCGGGCTCGCCGCCGGATAACGCCCGCTGCCGGACTGCGCTTGAGCGAGTCGGATTGGCGCATGCGCTGGATCGCCATGTCGAGAATTTGTCTGGCGGAGAAAAGCAGCGCT
It encodes the following:
- a CDS encoding ABC transporter ATP-binding protein; the encoded protein is MSQQVNDRALVLHELASGQESIRQPYLTRTLLPGQHLAICGPSGCGKTSLLLVLAGLQPAAHGQFAWQGQTVDVAALRWWRRQFCYLPQLPVMGAADIAGVLRLPWQLHAMSGSPPDNARCRTALERVGLAHALDRHVENLSGGEKQRLAIARALLMARPLWLLDEPTSALDPGSRDQVIGLLASQSVTAVSVSHDPIWLQGAHVLHRMENGHE